Proteins encoded by one window of Halalkalicoccus subterraneus:
- a CDS encoding 2'-5' RNA ligase family protein has translation MTISLNVPVPGQVKRLAGDLEPDLYTFERVRRSHTLGIKRFGERTPTEYARLVPRVRQAIVGTPPFEARVTGIETFEAPPKGDSPVVYLAVESPVLRELNSDLSEAFGVIEGIDGEDYTPHVTLARGGTDAERERLREREIEPVSWVVSELVLWDATHGEVATRLSLPV, from the coding sequence GTGACGATCAGTCTGAACGTCCCCGTTCCGGGACAGGTCAAACGCCTCGCCGGCGACCTCGAACCCGATCTCTATACGTTCGAGCGCGTCCGCAGATCCCACACGCTCGGGATCAAGCGCTTCGGCGAACGGACCCCGACGGAGTACGCCCGCCTCGTTCCACGGGTCCGTCAAGCGATCGTCGGTACCCCGCCGTTCGAAGCCCGCGTCACCGGCATCGAGACGTTCGAGGCTCCGCCGAAGGGCGACTCTCCGGTCGTCTACCTCGCCGTGGAAAGCCCCGTCCTTCGGGAACTCAACTCGGACCTCTCGGAAGCCTTCGGCGTGATCGAGGGGATCGACGGGGAGGACTACACGCCACACGTCACGCTCGCCCGCGGGGGGACCGACGCGGAACGCGAGCGCCTTCGAGAGCGCGAGATCGAACCCGTCTCGTGGGTCGTCAGCGAACTCGTCCTGTGGGACGCCACCCACGGGGAGGTCGCCACCCGGCTTTCCCTACCGGTCTAG
- a CDS encoding [LysW]-lysine hydrolase: MSVQRQSGRELLVDLVSIPSPSGEEREAAERLVDFFEANGREARIDAVGNVRAPADDRVLLTSHIDTVPGDIPVRTDSGVLWGRGSVDATGPLCAMAVAAVDSGTSFVGVVGEETDSRGAWHLIEDREAPDALINGEPSGWDGITLGYRGMLAGTYVATSESGHTSRPGPNAIQHAIGWWSSVEERFSPSEDEEWEPVFERVTTKPVGIEGGTDSDGLSVSATLDGQFRVPPSMTTEEVREIAEGQLRTDTDAAGSVNWGKPIPPVMENPRTELARAFRVAIRGGDGDPRLLRKTGTSDMNVYASAWDCPMVTYGPGDSDLDHAPDERLDLAEYDRSITVLTEVAERL, from the coding sequence ATGAGCGTCCAACGGCAATCCGGCCGGGAACTGCTGGTCGACCTCGTCTCGATTCCCTCGCCCTCGGGCGAGGAACGCGAGGCCGCAGAGCGGCTCGTCGACTTCTTCGAGGCAAACGGCCGCGAGGCCCGGATCGACGCGGTCGGTAACGTCCGCGCGCCCGCCGACGACCGCGTGTTGCTGACCTCCCATATCGATACGGTGCCGGGAGACATCCCCGTTCGCACCGACAGTGGGGTGCTCTGGGGCCGGGGCAGCGTCGACGCGACCGGGCCGCTGTGTGCGATGGCGGTCGCCGCCGTCGACTCCGGAACCAGCTTCGTCGGCGTCGTCGGCGAGGAGACCGACTCGCGGGGCGCGTGGCACCTGATCGAGGATCGTGAAGCGCCCGACGCTCTGATCAACGGCGAGCCAAGCGGCTGGGACGGGATCACGCTGGGGTATCGGGGGATGCTCGCGGGCACGTACGTCGCGACCAGCGAGTCGGGCCACACCTCCCGCCCGGGCCCGAACGCGATCCAGCACGCCATCGGCTGGTGGAGCAGCGTCGAGGAACGCTTCTCGCCCAGCGAGGACGAGGAATGGGAGCCCGTCTTCGAGCGCGTGACCACCAAGCCCGTCGGGATCGAGGGCGGCACCGACTCCGATGGGTTGTCGGTCTCGGCGACGCTCGACGGCCAGTTCCGGGTGCCGCCCTCGATGACGACCGAGGAGGTCCGCGAGATCGCCGAGGGGCAGCTCCGGACCGACACCGACGCCGCGGGCAGCGTCAACTGGGGCAAGCCGATCCCGCCGGTAATGGAAAACCCGCGGACGGAGCTGGCGCGGGCCTTCCGGGTCGCGATCCGCGGGGGGGACGGCGACCCGCGCCTGCTGCGAAAGACCGGCACGAGCGACATGAACGTCTACGCCTCGGCGTGGGACTGTCCGATGGTGACCTACGGGCCCGGCGACTCGGATCTGGATCACGCGCCGGACGAGCGACTCGATCTGGCCGAGTACGACCGTTCCATCACCGTGCTGACGGAGGTCGCAGAGCGCCTATGA
- a CDS encoding acetylglutamate/acetylaminoadipate kinase: MVIVVKIGGARAVEPEGALADIAHLTANGERVVVVHGGSTAVDELLADLGREPEYVTTPGGVSGRFTDAETMEAFTMAMAGRVNTDLTTALRNEGVNALGLSGVDGGLLTGARKSAVRVIEDGKKKIKRGDHSGKIESINSDLLDTLLDTGYTPVVSVPMLAEDGTPVNADADRAAAAVAGALGASLVVLTDVAGVYEDPDEPDTLIESAETPAEMERVEEAAEGFMTKKVMAATEALESGASEVIVSDANLNDPILAALDGHGTRFSPGALGGEGNQ, translated from the coding sequence ATGGTTATCGTCGTCAAGATCGGCGGCGCGCGCGCCGTCGAACCGGAGGGCGCGCTCGCGGACATCGCGCACCTGACGGCCAACGGCGAGCGGGTCGTCGTGGTCCACGGCGGCTCGACGGCGGTCGACGAGCTGCTGGCGGATCTCGGTCGGGAACCCGAGTACGTCACCACGCCGGGTGGCGTCAGCGGGCGCTTTACCGACGCGGAGACGATGGAGGCCTTTACGATGGCGATGGCCGGGCGGGTCAACACCGACCTGACGACGGCCCTGAGAAACGAGGGCGTCAACGCGCTCGGACTTTCGGGCGTGGACGGCGGTCTCCTGACCGGCGCGCGGAAGTCCGCCGTCAGAGTGATCGAGGACGGGAAGAAGAAGATCAAGCGCGGCGATCACTCGGGGAAGATCGAGTCGATCAACAGCGACCTCCTCGATACCTTGCTCGATACGGGCTATACGCCCGTCGTGAGCGTGCCAATGCTCGCCGAGGACGGAACGCCCGTCAACGCCGACGCCGACCGCGCTGCCGCCGCCGTCGCGGGCGCGCTCGGCGCGTCGCTCGTGGTTCTCACCGACGTCGCGGGCGTCTACGAGGACCCCGACGAACCCGACACCTTGATCGAGAGCGCCGAGACGCCCGCGGAAATGGAGCGCGTCGAGGAGGCCGCGGAAGGGTTCATGACGAAGAAGGTGATGGCCGCGACGGAGGCGCTCGAAAGTGGGGCGAGCGAGGTGATCGTCTCCGACGCGAACCTCAACGATCCCATACTGGCGGCGCTCGACGGACATGGCACACGCTTTAGTCCCGGCGCGCTCGGAGGTGAAGGCAACCAATGA
- the lysX gene encoding lysine biosynthesis protein LysX has protein sequence MNVGILYSRIRRDEKLLLNELRERDHEITKIDVRKHQFNVHDPPEIFEGVDVVLDRCLSTSRSLYVTRFCEAYGVPVVNGPDTAETCADKVKNSLALASAGVPTPDTDVAFTTEAALESIEEFGYPCVLKPVMGSWGRLMAKLESRSAAEAILEHKETLGHYEHKVFYIQEFVAKPDRDIRVVAVDGEPIAAMARASEHWLTNAAKGATTEVFEPDAEALDLVERASDAVGGGLLGIDLMETEEGYTVHEVNHTVEFKALNEVVDVDVPAKVVDWLEAQASAETEVTA, from the coding sequence ATGAACGTAGGCATCCTGTACTCCCGGATCCGTAGAGACGAGAAGCTCCTGCTGAACGAGCTTCGCGAGCGCGACCACGAGATCACCAAGATCGACGTGCGAAAACACCAGTTCAACGTCCACGATCCCCCCGAAATCTTCGAGGGCGTCGACGTCGTGCTCGACCGGTGTCTCTCGACGAGCCGGAGCCTCTACGTCACCCGGTTCTGTGAGGCCTATGGGGTTCCAGTCGTCAACGGCCCCGACACCGCCGAGACCTGCGCGGACAAGGTCAAAAACAGCCTCGCGCTCGCGAGCGCGGGCGTGCCGACGCCCGACACGGACGTGGCGTTCACGACCGAGGCCGCCCTCGAGAGCATCGAGGAGTTCGGCTATCCCTGCGTGCTCAAGCCCGTCATGGGCTCGTGGGGCCGGCTGATGGCCAAGCTCGAGTCGCGCTCGGCCGCCGAGGCGATCCTCGAACACAAGGAGACGCTGGGTCACTACGAGCACAAGGTGTTCTACATCCAGGAGTTCGTCGCGAAACCCGACCGGGACATCCGAGTGGTGGCCGTCGACGGCGAGCCGATCGCCGCGATGGCCCGTGCCTCCGAGCACTGGCTGACCAACGCCGCGAAGGGCGCGACGACCGAGGTGTTCGAGCCCGACGCGGAGGCCCTCGATCTGGTCGAGCGCGCGAGCGACGCCGTCGGTGGCGGCCTGCTCGGGATCGACCTGATGGAGACCGAGGAGGGCTATACGGTCCACGAGGTCAACCACACCGTCGAGTTCAAGGCGCTCAACGAGGTCGTCGACGTGGACGTTCCTGCGAAAGTGGTCGACTGGCTCGAAGCGCAGGCATCCGCCGAAACCGAGGTGACCGCCTGA
- the lysW gene encoding lysine biosynthesis protein LysW: protein MADDSTITAEDPLTGDEIEVPSDVEVGEIIDSPVSGAELEVVSTDPVELEEAPELEEDWGE from the coding sequence ATGGCAGACGACAGCACAATCACGGCGGAGGACCCCCTGACCGGCGACGAGATCGAGGTTCCGTCCGACGTCGAGGTCGGCGAGATCATCGACAGTCCCGTCAGCGGCGCGGAGCTCGAGGTCGTCTCGACGGACCCCGTCGAGCTCGAGGAAGCGCCCGAACTCGAGGAAGACTGGGGCGAGTGA
- the argH gene encoding argininosuccinate lyase: MSEESGDGDVVRRERFGGGPARGFLSSMSSDERIFEADLATDRAHVVMLTEQGIVPEDEAGGILAALDEVEAAGHDALPNGEDVHAAIETAVIDAIGPVGGKMHTARSRNDEVATCIRYRLREDVLDVVEAALAFREALVETAGEHTETLMPGYTHLQPAQPTTVAHWLCSYEGAVARDTERLLDAYGRINRCPLGAAAFAGTPFDIDRERTAELLGFESVIENSMDASSTRDFLLETVSALATLATTLSGTAEDLILFANKGYVELSDDYASTSSIMPQKKNPDTLELVRATAGDASSGLSGLLTTLKGLPRAYNRDLQRATPHAWKTIDAVREATDVAAGAVATADWDEGALKEAADEGFSTATGVADALAMGGLPFRTAHELVAHASESGSDYTALDAASEEVLGEPLEEHVPREVVESALDPAESVASRDSWGGPAPEAVEETLSAAREAVDADKAAIEGRTEALDGAATALDEEVRSYE, encoded by the coding sequence ATGAGCGAGGAATCCGGAGACGGGGACGTGGTCCGGCGCGAGCGCTTCGGCGGCGGCCCCGCTCGCGGATTCCTCTCCTCGATGAGTAGTGATGAACGGATCTTCGAGGCGGACCTCGCGACCGATCGCGCACACGTCGTGATGCTCACCGAACAGGGAATCGTTCCCGAGGACGAAGCCGGCGGGATCCTCGCGGCGCTCGACGAGGTCGAGGCGGCGGGCCACGACGCGCTGCCGAACGGCGAGGACGTTCACGCCGCGATCGAGACGGCGGTGATCGACGCCATTGGACCGGTCGGCGGGAAGATGCACACCGCCCGCTCGCGCAACGACGAGGTGGCGACCTGCATCCGGTATCGCCTGCGTGAGGACGTTCTGGATGTCGTGGAGGCGGCCCTCGCGTTCCGCGAAGCACTGGTCGAAACCGCGGGCGAGCACACAGAAACGTTGATGCCGGGCTACACCCACCTCCAGCCGGCCCAGCCGACCACCGTCGCCCACTGGCTGTGCTCCTACGAGGGGGCGGTCGCACGCGACACCGAGCGCCTGCTCGACGCCTATGGGAGGATAAATCGCTGCCCGCTGGGGGCGGCGGCCTTCGCGGGGACGCCCTTCGACATCGACCGCGAGCGAACCGCGGAGCTGCTGGGTTTCGAATCGGTGATCGAGAACTCGATGGACGCCTCCTCGACGCGGGACTTCCTGCTCGAGACGGTGAGCGCGCTCGCGACGCTGGCGACGACGCTTTCCGGGACCGCCGAGGACCTGATCCTCTTTGCCAATAAGGGCTACGTCGAGCTCTCGGACGACTACGCCTCGACCTCCTCGATCATGCCCCAGAAGAAGAATCCCGACACGCTCGAACTCGTGCGGGCGACCGCGGGCGACGCTTCCTCTGGCCTCTCAGGTCTGCTGACGACGCTCAAAGGGTTACCCAGAGCGTACAACCGCGACCTCCAGCGCGCGACGCCCCACGCATGGAAGACGATCGACGCCGTGCGTGAGGCGACCGACGTCGCGGCCGGCGCGGTCGCGACCGCCGACTGGGACGAGGGGGCCCTGAAGGAAGCCGCCGACGAGGGCTTTTCGACCGCGACCGGGGTCGCGGACGCGCTCGCCATGGGCGGGCTGCCGTTTCGGACGGCCCACGAACTCGTTGCCCATGCATCGGAGAGCGGCAGCGACTACACGGCGCTCGACGCCGCTAGTGAGGAAGTCCTCGGCGAACCCCTCGAGGAACACGTCCCCCGCGAGGTCGTCGAGTCGGCGCTCGACCCCGCCGAAAGCGTCGCGAGCCGCGACTCGTGGGGCGGACCCGCGCCCGAAGCCGTCGAGGAAACGCTGTCGGCGGCCCGCGAGGCAGTCGATGCTGACAAAGCGGCGATCGAGGGCCGCACCGAGGCGCTCGATGGGGCCGCCACGGCGTTGGACGAGGAGGTGCGTTCGTATGAGTGA
- a CDS encoding argininosuccinate synthase → MERVALAFSGGLDTTVCVPLLEEEYGYDEVIGVTVDVGQPEAEFEEAEETAEALGLENHIVDATSEFAETCFDGVKANATYQGYPLGTALARPVIAQAILEVAEEQDCTALAHGCTGKGNDQLRFEAVWRGSDMEVIAPVRELGLTREWEIEYADEKDLPVEAGNEGVWSIDTNLWSRSVEGGQLEEPSYVPPEEIYDWTAEPTDETEQIEIEFEEGVPIGVDGEAMDGVELIEHLNEVAGAHGVGRTDLMEDRMLGLKVRENYEHPAATVLLNAHQALEDLVLTKGERSFKVGVDHEWSEKAYEGLLFAPLVKALNGFIDETQTKVTGTVTIKLEGGKARPVGRESEFAVYSASAASFNTETVDGIAQEDATGVAKYHGLQERLANAVEADVGGETPVVTDGGSSSEGDE, encoded by the coding sequence ATGGAACGCGTTGCACTCGCATTCTCAGGGGGACTGGATACGACCGTCTGCGTACCGCTGCTCGAAGAGGAGTACGGCTACGACGAGGTGATCGGGGTCACCGTCGACGTCGGCCAGCCCGAAGCGGAGTTCGAGGAGGCAGAAGAGACCGCAGAAGCGCTCGGACTGGAAAACCACATCGTCGACGCCACGTCGGAGTTCGCCGAGACCTGTTTCGACGGCGTGAAGGCCAACGCGACCTACCAGGGATATCCGCTCGGGACCGCGCTTGCACGCCCGGTGATCGCACAGGCCATTCTTGAGGTCGCAGAGGAGCAGGACTGTACGGCCCTGGCCCACGGCTGTACGGGTAAGGGCAACGACCAGCTTCGCTTCGAGGCGGTCTGGCGCGGCTCGGACATGGAGGTCATCGCGCCCGTTCGCGAACTCGGGCTGACCCGCGAGTGGGAGATCGAGTACGCCGACGAGAAGGACCTGCCGGTCGAGGCAGGTAATGAAGGCGTCTGGTCGATCGACACGAACCTCTGGAGTCGCTCGGTCGAGGGCGGCCAGTTGGAGGAGCCGAGCTACGTGCCCCCCGAGGAGATCTACGACTGGACCGCCGAGCCGACCGACGAGACGGAACAGATCGAGATCGAGTTCGAGGAGGGCGTTCCTATCGGTGTGGACGGCGAGGCGATGGACGGGGTCGAACTGATCGAACACCTCAACGAGGTCGCCGGCGCCCACGGCGTCGGTCGAACCGACCTGATGGAGGACCGCATGCTCGGGCTCAAGGTGCGTGAGAACTACGAGCATCCCGCGGCGACGGTCCTGCTGAACGCCCATCAGGCACTCGAGGACCTCGTGCTCACGAAGGGCGAGCGCTCCTTCAAGGTCGGCGTCGACCACGAGTGGTCCGAGAAAGCCTACGAGGGGCTGCTGTTCGCGCCGCTCGTGAAGGCCTTGAACGGCTTCATCGACGAGACCCAGACGAAGGTGACGGGCACGGTGACGATCAAACTGGAGGGCGGAAAGGCCCGTCCCGTCGGACGGGAAAGCGAGTTCGCGGTCTACTCGGCGAGCGCGGCGTCGTTCAACACCGAGACCGTCGACGGGATCGCACAAGAGGACGCCACCGGCGTCGCGAAGTACCACGGCCTGCAGGAGCGCCTCGCGAACGCCGTCGAGGCCGACGTCGGCGGGGAGACGCCCGTGGTGACCGACGGCGGGAGTTCGAGTGAGGGGGACGAGTAG
- a CDS encoding aspartate aminotransferase family protein produces MSGFVFSEKPIRIDRGEGPYLYDDSDTEYLDFGASYAVTPVGHCHPDVVSAAKDQLEELMFVQASYPNDARDACYERLASVAPDGIENVWLCNSGTEANEAALKFARSATGRQKIVATQRGFHGRTMGSLAATWKDKYKKPFEPLAGKFEAVPYGDAEALSEAVDEETAAVIVEPIQGEGGINPAPEGYLEAAREQCDETGAALVFDEIQTGLGRTGEFWACESEGVVPDILTSAKGLASGLPLGATLCRDWIAADAGPHGSTFSGNPVVCAAATATLDALVDEELPTHAAEMGTYLHEEIEAADLPIRDVRGRGLMTGIEVKRGSNRLLRDLALNHRILALPAGRSVLRLLPPLVIEEEHVDRLVGALAETMDATTES; encoded by the coding sequence ATGAGTGGATTCGTCTTCTCGGAGAAGCCCATCAGGATCGACCGCGGCGAGGGACCGTATCTGTACGATGATTCCGATACCGAATACCTCGACTTCGGCGCGAGCTACGCGGTCACGCCGGTCGGCCACTGCCATCCCGACGTGGTCTCGGCCGCGAAGGACCAACTGGAGGAGCTGATGTTCGTCCAGGCCTCGTATCCCAACGACGCCCGTGACGCGTGCTACGAGAGGCTGGCGAGTGTGGCGCCCGACGGGATCGAGAACGTCTGGCTCTGTAACTCGGGTACCGAGGCCAACGAGGCGGCGCTGAAGTTCGCGCGAAGCGCGACCGGGCGACAGAAGATCGTCGCCACCCAGCGTGGCTTCCACGGTCGGACGATGGGCTCGCTCGCGGCGACCTGGAAGGACAAGTACAAGAAGCCCTTCGAGCCCTTGGCCGGGAAGTTCGAGGCGGTGCCCTACGGCGACGCGGAAGCGCTCTCCGAGGCCGTCGACGAGGAGACCGCCGCGGTGATCGTCGAGCCCATCCAGGGCGAGGGCGGAATCAATCCCGCACCCGAGGGCTATCTCGAGGCCGCCCGCGAGCAGTGTGACGAGACCGGTGCGGCGCTGGTCTTCGACGAGATCCAAACCGGCTTGGGCCGCACGGGCGAGTTCTGGGCCTGCGAGAGTGAGGGTGTGGTGCCCGACATTCTCACGAGCGCGAAGGGGCTCGCGAGCGGCCTGCCGCTGGGTGCGACCCTCTGCCGGGACTGGATCGCCGCGGACGCCGGCCCGCACGGCTCGACCTTCAGCGGGAACCCCGTGGTCTGTGCGGCCGCCACAGCGACCCTCGACGCGCTCGTCGATGAGGAGCTACCCACGCACGCCGCCGAGATGGGGACGTATCTCCACGAGGAGATCGAGGCGGCGGACCTGCCGATCCGTGACGTCCGCGGGCGCGGGCTGATGACCGGAATCGAGGTCAAACGTGGCTCCAACCGGCTCCTGCGGGATCTCGCGTTGAACCACCGGATTCTCGCGCTGCCGGCCGGTCGATCGGTCCTCAGATTACTGCCGCCGCTGGTGATCGAGGAGGAACACGTCGACCGGCTCGTCGGGGCACTCGCCGAGACGATGGACGCGACCACGGAGTCGTGA
- the argC gene encoding N-acetyl-gamma-glutamyl-phosphate reductase, producing the protein MAVGEAESDEGSETLTASVVGGSGFTGGELLRLLDGHPNFEITQATSRSAENKTIGSIHPNLRGRTLRFSDPADLESVDVLFAATPHGVSMERIDAFEEVADTVVDLSADFRLDSEEQYEEWYDGHSAPEYLDKSVYALPERNREELPGADLIASGGCNATATILGLGPLFDSGVLNGDEQIVVDVKVGSSEGGASGGAASSHPERSGIVRPYAPTSHRHEAEIEREFGISVSFTVHAVDMIRGASATCHVFPDEPVSKKDLWSAYRDGYAEEPFMRIASGGGGVYRYPEPKAVAGTNYGDVGFELDPANKRIVVFSAIDNMMKGSAGQAVHAANIALGLEETAGLEFQGLHPVGAP; encoded by the coding sequence ATGGCAGTTGGGGAGGCGGAGAGCGACGAGGGTTCTGAAACGCTCACCGCGAGCGTCGTCGGCGGGAGCGGTTTTACTGGTGGAGAGCTGCTCAGGCTCTTAGACGGACACCCGAACTTCGAGATCACGCAGGCGACGAGTCGATCGGCCGAGAACAAAACGATAGGATCGATCCACCCGAACCTGCGGGGCCGGACGCTTCGGTTTTCGGATCCCGCGGATCTGGAGTCGGTGGACGTGCTCTTCGCGGCAACTCCGCATGGGGTGTCGATGGAGCGAATCGACGCCTTCGAGGAGGTCGCCGATACGGTCGTGGACCTCTCGGCGGACTTCCGGCTCGATAGTGAGGAACAGTACGAGGAGTGGTACGACGGCCACAGCGCGCCGGAATACCTCGACAAATCGGTGTACGCCCTTCCGGAACGGAACCGGGAGGAGTTGCCCGGCGCCGACCTGATCGCCTCGGGGGGCTGTAACGCCACCGCGACGATCCTCGGACTCGGTCCGCTGTTCGATTCGGGGGTTCTGAACGGGGACGAACAGATCGTCGTCGACGTGAAGGTCGGCTCCTCGGAAGGGGGAGCGAGCGGCGGTGCGGCCTCCTCCCATCCCGAGCGTTCGGGGATCGTCCGCCCGTACGCGCCGACGAGCCACCGCCACGAGGCCGAGATCGAACGGGAGTTCGGGATCTCAGTGTCCTTTACCGTCCACGCGGTCGACATGATCCGCGGGGCCAGCGCGACCTGTCACGTCTTTCCCGACGAACCGGTCTCGAAGAAGGACCTGTGGAGCGCCTACCGCGACGGCTACGCCGAGGAGCCGTTCATGCGGATCGCTTCGGGCGGCGGCGGCGTCTATCGCTACCCCGAGCCCAAGGCCGTCGCCGGTACCAATTACGGCGACGTGGGTTTCGAGCTCGATCCGGCCAACAAGCGAATCGTCGTCTTCTCGGCGATCGACAACATGATGAAGGGCTCTGCGGGCCAGGCGGTCCATGCAGCCAACATCGCGCTCGGACTGGAGGAGACGGCAGGCTTGGAGTTCCAGGGCCTGCATCCCGTGGGGGCTCCCTAA
- the argF gene encoding ornithine carbamoyltransferase, producing MTRHFTDIDDLSREELLEVLDRAADYKRKQRAGTPHPDLERQTLGMLFQKPSTRTRVSFETGMTQLGGHAVFLGERDIQLGRGEPLRDTARALSGYVDAIMARVFEHANVEELARYAGVSVINGLTDDAHPCQTLADLLTIRETFGELEGRSVAWVGDANNVARSLALGCALCGIDLTVATPPEYALDDTVIERADSLGRAPETTDDPDAAVAGADVVYTDVWISMGQEDQRDHRLSAFEDFQVNEELLANAADARVMHCLPAHRGEEITDEVIEGDWSLIFEQAENRLHAQKGLLSFLLE from the coding sequence ATGACACGACACTTCACCGACATCGACGACCTGAGTCGCGAAGAACTGCTCGAAGTTCTCGACCGCGCGGCCGACTATAAGCGAAAGCAGCGAGCCGGCACTCCCCATCCCGATCTCGAACGCCAAACGTTGGGCATGCTCTTTCAGAAGCCGAGCACGCGTACCCGAGTCTCCTTCGAGACGGGGATGACCCAACTGGGCGGACACGCCGTCTTCCTGGGCGAGCGCGACATCCAACTGGGCCGCGGCGAACCGCTTCGGGACACCGCGCGGGCGCTCTCTGGCTACGTCGACGCGATCATGGCCCGGGTCTTCGAGCACGCGAACGTCGAGGAGTTGGCGCGCTACGCGGGTGTCTCGGTGATAAACGGGTTGACCGACGACGCCCATCCCTGCCAGACGCTCGCGGACCTGCTGACGATCCGCGAGACGTTCGGCGAACTGGAGGGTCGATCGGTCGCCTGGGTCGGCGACGCCAACAACGTCGCCCGGTCGTTGGCGCTCGGCTGTGCGCTCTGTGGGATCGACCTCACGGTGGCGACGCCACCCGAGTACGCGCTCGACGACACGGTGATCGAGCGGGCCGATTCGCTGGGGCGCGCCCCGGAGACGACCGACGACCCCGACGCGGCGGTCGCGGGCGCGGACGTCGTCTACACCGACGTCTGGATCAGTATGGGCCAGGAGGACCAGCGCGATCACCGGCTGTCGGCGTTCGAGGACTTTCAGGTCAACGAGGAACTGCTCGCGAACGCCGCCGACGCCCGGGTGATGCACTGCCTCCCGGCCCATCGCGGCGAGGAGATCACCGACGAGGTCATCGAAGGCGACTGGTCGCTGATCTTCGAACAGGCCGAGAACCGCCTGCA